In Cyanobacteriota bacterium, the sequence CTGCCTTCAACCCCAACCGCACCCTGCTTGGACGACAACAGGTAGAAGATCTGAAGCGGGACCTCCTCGATGCCCAGGCGAAGGGCATCACTTGGAAATTTGTCACCATTCCAGAGCCAATTCAGAATTTTGGTGTGGTGAATGCTGAAGACCGCTTTGAGGGTTATGCTGCCGAGCGTACTGAAATTCTCAAGTTCATTGACGACAACAAAATCAGCAACGTTGTCTTCATAGCAGGAGACTTTCACGGCACGATCGTCAACAACCTCACCTATCAAACTGCCCCCGGCGGCGCCCAAATTGCCACCAATGCCTTTGAAATTGTCACTGGCCCTGCTGCCTTTGCCAATGGTTTGTTTGGGCCTACAGTGATCAACCTTGCTGCCGCCGCCGGACTAATTTCCCCCGCTGAAGTTGCTGCCTATAACGCCCTGCCCGTTGCTAGCGACACTGACAGCATCGTCAACGACAAAGACGACTTCCTGAAGCAACTGCTGGTAGCGCAAACCACGCCCCTCGGCTATGACCCAGTGGGGCTGAACAATAACCTCCCTCAAGCAAGTGGCTTAATCAACGCTACCCTGCTCCAGGGCGACTATGTGGCAGCACACACCTTCGGCTGGACAGAGTTCAACATTGATCCGGTGACTCAGCAACTGCGGGTAACTACCTATGGTATCAATCCCTATACTGATGCTGAGATTGCGGCGAATCCTGCTGGCGTGAGCGATCGTACTCCCCGCATTGTCAGCGAGTTCGTTGTTACCCCTGCCACCCCTCCTAGCAATCCTAACCCCACCCTTGCTAACAGCAACAATCTGTTCAACGTTGGCGGCGCAGCCGGGGGCACCACCACCCTCCAGTTCACTCTCAACCAGCGCAACAGTGCCTTCATGAATGAGGTCGGGGTATTCCTCGCGGATGATGCCCAAGGGCGCATTGGTAACCTAGCTCCCGGACAAGCAGGCTACACCAGAGCTGCCCTAGAGCGCTCCCGTGCTCTCTTCTCTGGCTTGAATGATGCCTTCCTCAGTAATCCTACCCGGCAAATTGCCTTTAATACTGGGGCACGGCTAATGTTCTACCTGGTACGGAACAGTTCTACCGATGCAGTGCTAGCGGGTCTCACTCCCGAAAGTCAGGTCGTGTTCTCTTTGAACAACAACACTAACCTGCAAGTGGGCAGCACTACTGCTAACACTTTCTCCCTTAACTGGGAAGATGGCACCGATGCAGACTTCAACGATATTACTCTCACTGTGCGTCCTGCTGGGCAAACTACCAAGGGTACTCGTCTGCAAGGGCTACGGGAAGCGGAACTAATTGACCTACGGGGCTTGACAGGCAACCAAGCGGCTAGTTTCACGGTGAATAGTGAGGCACTGTTCAACAATACTGTCGGGCTATACACGATCGACAGTGCAGATGGGGCGATCGGCACCCTACGTCCTGGGGATGCAGGTTATGCTCAAGCCGCTATTCAGCGCCGCGTCAACGCCTTTGCTCGCGACACCAACACCACTGGCAACCTCGCAGGTGGCACCATCCTAGCCCCCTTCCTGATTGCCAATGGCACCGTTGACCAGTTCTTGGCTCAAAATGCCGCTAACGCTGCTGGCACTGCTCCCGTTGCCTACTTCGCCTTCATCGCCGCCAACCCCGACAAGGTAGACCACATCCGCCTGCTAGGGGACAACACCTTTGGCTTTGAAGACCTCCCCAACGGTGGTGACCAAGACTTTAATGACATTGTTCTGCGAGTTAATTTTACTTAGTTAGGGGTTAGGGGTTAGGGGTTAGGTGCTAGGGGTTAGGGGTTAACCCGACACCTGATTCCTAACCTCTAGGTTGGAATTTCCCTAAAGGCTTTACCTCTACCATCACACACGATGAAACCCGCTTTAGTTGTTCTTTTGCGGGTTTGGCAAGGGCAGAATTTATTGTTGAGTTGGTGCCAAATCATGCATGTGCTCAAGGTTCATCCCTAATTTGATGAGGACTAAAGCCATCACTACAAACTTCTGTGGAGTCACCCTGCGTCAGGGCTGGTTGGCTCTAGTGAATAATTCACTCGGAATGCTGCTTTGGCTCCAGGTGGAATGGTATCGATCGGCTCTAGGCTAATGGTGGGCACGTCTTTCAGAGCCTCAGCCACTGAATCTGTAACTAGGATTTCCCAGGCTCTAGCGGTGTCTTCACCTAGCTTGCTGGCAGCATTTACCTCTGCCCCAAACACATCTTGCTCGCCAATGGAGAGGATCTTGCCATAGCCAATACCAACACACAGCAAGATCTTCTCTGCATCGGTTTTAGTTTGGTTGTAGGCTTTGGCTACACGCTGCATCTCGATCGCACATTGCACTGCTTTAACTGGCTGGCGAAACAGCACGAGCATACTGTCCCCTTCCATCTTGATCAGGATGCCGTCGTACTGGTCGATGCAGGGGCTAAAGATGCGTTGAGACTCATAGATGATTTGCAAGAAGTGAATGATGCCAAAGTCAGCTACAAAGCGAGAAAAGCCAGCCAAATCTGTGAACATGACCGCCCACTCGCCCCCAAATAGATCCCAAATGCGGGCATCGATGGCTGCTTTGTCAGCTCCAGGGGCTAACCGTTCGTCAATCAACTTGGACAATCGGTCTAAGTAGCCGCTAGGATAGATGGCTTGTACGTATTTCATTGACATTGGAGTCACCTCTAGTCGGTAGACAGTAGTAGGCGATCGCCTGGAAATTCCAAGCTGATCAGTCTAATGAATTATACGCACCCCTCTGTCTACCAACATTCTATTCCAACGCAAGGCGCTCGTTTTTGACGACTACATGAATCGTAGAGCCATCGGTAAATTCACCCCGGAGAATGGCCTTGGCGATCGGGGTCTCCAATTCTCGCTGGATAGCACGTTTGA encodes:
- a CDS encoding adenylate/guanylate cyclase domain-containing protein, translated to MKYVQAIYPSGYLDRLSKLIDERLAPGADKAAIDARIWDLFGGEWAVMFTDLAGFSRFVADFGIIHFLQIIYESQRIFSPCIDQYDGILIKMEGDSMLVLFRQPVKAVQCAIEMQRVAKAYNQTKTDAEKILLCVGIGYGKILSIGEQDVFGAEVNAASKLGEDTARAWEILVTDSVAEALKDVPTISLEPIDTIPPGAKAAFRVNYSLEPTSPDAG
- a CDS encoding alkaline phosphatase D family protein, with translation ATTSILSTIDDHEIVDNFAGGAAPGQSPDAPTIGSSPIPLFTPSTAQFVNDTPVYEAALQAFQEYAPLRDEFYGNTGDPRTANERKLYRYNTYGSDAAMIVLDSRSFRDAQLAPANLANPTAFLAAAFNPNRTLLGRQQVEDLKRDLLDAQAKGITWKFVTIPEPIQNFGVVNAEDRFEGYAAERTEILKFIDDNKISNVVFIAGDFHGTIVNNLTYQTAPGGAQIATNAFEIVTGPAAFANGLFGPTVINLAAAAGLISPAEVAAYNALPVASDTDSIVNDKDDFLKQLLVAQTTPLGYDPVGLNNNLPQASGLINATLLQGDYVAAHTFGWTEFNIDPVTQQLRVTTYGINPYTDAEIAANPAGVSDRTPRIVSEFVVTPATPPSNPNPTLANSNNLFNVGGAAGGTTTLQFTLNQRNSAFMNEVGVFLADDAQGRIGNLAPGQAGYTRAALERSRALFSGLNDAFLSNPTRQIAFNTGARLMFYLVRNSSTDAVLAGLTPESQVVFSLNNNTNLQVGSTTANTFSLNWEDGTDADFNDITLTVRPAGQTTKGTRLQGLREAELIDLRGLTGNQAASFTVNSEALFNNTVGLYTIDSADGAIGTLRPGDAGYAQAAIQRRVNAFARDTNTTGNLAGGTILAPFLIANGTVDQFLAQNAANAAGTAPVAYFAFIAANPDKVDHIRLLGDNTFGFEDLPNGGDQDFNDIVLRVNFT